The Halorussus gelatinilyticus genome contains the following window.
GGCGGTCCCGTCACCGTCCTCAAGACCTCCGACCCGAGCGAACCCTCCCGCGACGTGGACGTGCCCGAACGGAGCAAGCGCGAGGCCGCCCAGTTCGCGGTCTCGTACTCGTCGGTCTGGAAGGACAGTCGGTTCGCCGGGGACGCCTACATGGTCACGCCCGACCAAGTGAGCAAGACGCCCGAGAGCGGCGAGTACTTGGAGAAGGGCGGGTTCGCCATCCGCGGCGACCGCGAGTACTTCCGCGACGTCGAGGTCGGCGTCGCGGTCGGCATCTCGTGTGAACCCCACACCCGCGTCCTCGGCGGGCCGCCCGAGGCCATCGTCCCGCAGGTCGAGACCCACGTCGCGGTCGAACCCGGACGCTACGCCCAGAACGACATCGCCAAGCGCATCTATCGGGCGTTCCGCGAGCGATTCGCCGACACCTCCTTCGTCCGGAAAGTGGCGAGTCCCGACCTGATTCAGGAGTTCCTGCCGCCGGGCGGGAGTCGGATGAAGGAGGAGTAGCGGCGGCGTATCGAGGTGGCCCGCGCGAGCGCGGGCCACCTCGATTTTCCCGTCCTCCTCACACCGCACCGCGCCACGTCCAGCCACGCAAAGACTAAGCTGTTAGCGAACCTACTTACTGTAAGCGAGCCACTTTCTTCGGGAAGCCGAAGCGCCCGCTCGGAGTTTACAATGTTCAAAACAGCACTCAGATACGTCGTAGACAGCGACGACGGCACCAAAACGTTACTCGTCGGCGGGCTACTCACCCTGTTCTCGTGGCTCCTGATTCCGGCGGTGTTCGTCGCGGGCTACCTCCAGCGCGTCCTCGCCCGGACGAACGCCGAGGAACCCGCGCCGTCGTTCGACGACTGGGGCGACCTGTTCGCCGAGGGCCTCAAGGCCATCGTGGTCACGCTGGCGTACTTCGCGCTCCCGGTCGTCCTGCTGACCGCGGTGGCGGCGAGTCTGGTCGTCTTCTCGGTCGAGACGACGGTCGTGGAGTCCGACGCGGGCCTCCCGACCGACCCCGCGACGGTCGCCGAACCCGTCACGAACGTCGGTCCCGACCTCCTGAGCGTGGTCGTGGTCTTCGGCGGTCTCGCACTCGCCGGGCTGACCGCGCTCGTCGCGTGGTACGTCCTGCCCGCCGCGCTCGCCCGCCTCGCGGTCGAGGGTCGGCTCGGCGCGGCGTTCCAGTTCCGACCGCTCTGGCGCGTCGTCACTACGAACTCCTACGCGACCGGCTGGCTGGTCGCGCTGGTCGTCCTCGTGGTCGGCGGGGCGCTGGTCGGCGCTCTCGCCTCGATACCCTTCGTCGGGTGGGTGCTGATTCCGTTCGCGACGTTCTACCTCGACGCCGTCGCCTTCGCGCTCTACGGACAGGGGTACCGCGAGGCGACCCCGACCGACCGCCGAGAGACCGTCGGCGGAAGCGAGCGAGCGACCGCCTGAAGTCCGAGGTCGATGCTCCCGAACCTCCGTCCGCGTTCGAGTCTCCGTCCGCTCCCGAGTTCTCGTCCGCTCTCTCCGCTTCCTGTTCTCACGGGCGAGTAGCCAGACCTAACTTCCCGCGTTCGAAGTTCCGTGCATGCTCAGCGAGGCGCTCGTCTACCCGGTTCGCGGCGAGGACCGCGAGGAGACCCTGCTCGTCGGCGCGATTCTCGTCGTCACGCTCGGACTCCTCGCGCGACTCGGCGTCCTCGCGGTCCTCTCGCTCGTCCCCGCCGTCCTGCTGGCCGGCTACGCCCAGTCGGTGTTTCGGGCCACCGTCGAGTCGTCCGGCGCGTCCGCGGCGTCCGCGGACGCGCCGCCCCGATTCGGGAACGTCCGCACGCTGGCGGCCGACGGCCTGCGCGCGGTCGTCGTCGCGGTCGGCTACCTCTCGGTCCCCGCGACGGTCCTCGTCCTGACGGTCGGCGGCGCGAGCGCGGGCGGACGACCCGAGTCGTTCGGGACCACGCTGTTCGTCTTCGGCGCGGGCACGGTCGTCCTCTTCCTCTCGCTCGGGTTCGCCTACCTCCTGCCCGCGGCGCTGGCCGGGGTCGCCCGGACCCGGACCCTCGGCGCGGCGCTCGACCGCGGGCGACTCGTCCGGAGCGCGCGGAGCGGCGGTTACTTCGTCGCCTTGGTCGCGGCGGTCGTCACGAGCGTCGTCTTCGCCGTCGCGCTCGGATCGCTGGCCGCGTTCGGGCGGCCGGGCGAGGTGGCGGCGCTCGCCGGCGGCTTCTACGCGCTGGTCGTGGTCGCGCGGCTGGTGGGTCGCGGGGTCGCTTGACCGCTCTCCACGGTCGTACGCGAAGACTTATCGGAACGACGACCGTTCGTTGAGGACACTCGTGGACTGGCTCCGATACCCGCTGTCGGGCGAGACGCCCGCTCGGACGCTGGCCGTCGGCGCGGCGCTGAGTGCGCTCGGTGTACTGATACTTCCCGCGCTCGTCGTCACCGGCTACTACGGCCGGGTCCTCGACCGGAGTTCCCGCGGCGCGGACGCTCCGTCGTTCGAGTCCGTCGGCGACCTGCTCGCGTCCGGGTTTCGGACGTGGGCGGTCCTCGCCGGGTATCTGCTCGTCGGCGTGGTCGCGGTCGCCGTTCTCGGGGTCATCACGCTCGTGCTAGGCGGGGCGAACACCGGCCTCGGCGCCGCGTTCGGTGCGCTGGTAATCGGCGCGCTGTTGGTCACGGCGGTCGGGCTACTGGCGTTCCCCGCGTGGTACTTCGTGCCCGCCGCGTTGACTCGCGTCGCCCGCGAGCAGTCTATCAGGGCCGGATTCGAACTGCGGGCCGTCTGGCGGGTCATCTCCGACCGGCGGTACTTCGCGAGGTGGCTCGCCGGCTTCGGCGCGTTCGCGGGTGGGTCGGTGGGGTACGCGGGTCTCAGCGCGCTGGACGTCGGCGTGCCGCTGGTCGGGCACGTCCTCGGAACCGGACTCAACTTCTACTCCGGGGTCGTGGCCGTCCACTTGTGGGGCCGGGGGTACGCGGCCGCGAGCGACGAGTCGGCGGTCGCGGACTCTCCGGCCACCGACTCTCCGGCCGCCGACTCCGCGCCCGATTCGACCGCCGACCGCGCAGACGACCGAGAGCCGGGCCGGTCTGCGGAGTGGGGTGCGGACGCCGCGCGCTGGCGGGAGCGCCGCCGCGAGGGCGGCGAGTAGCGCGACGGAGAGTAGCGCGGCGGCTTCTACGCGCTGGTCGTGGTCGCGCGGCTGGTGGGTCGGGGTATCGCGGGGTGAGGTTACGCCGACCCGAGAACGTCGAAACGGCCTCTCGTCGTCGGAGACGGAGTACGAAAACTTAAGTAACGGATGTGTCAATTCAGGGCATGACAGAACGCTCGACCGGCGACTTGCTGACGCGGGGA
Protein-coding sequences here:
- a CDS encoding DUF4013 domain-containing protein, with translation MFKTALRYVVDSDDGTKTLLVGGLLTLFSWLLIPAVFVAGYLQRVLARTNAEEPAPSFDDWGDLFAEGLKAIVVTLAYFALPVVLLTAVAASLVVFSVETTVVESDAGLPTDPATVAEPVTNVGPDLLSVVVVFGGLALAGLTALVAWYVLPAALARLAVEGRLGAAFQFRPLWRVVTTNSYATGWLVALVVLVVGGALVGALASIPFVGWVLIPFATFYLDAVAFALYGQGYREATPTDRRETVGGSERATA
- a CDS encoding DUF4013 domain-containing protein — protein: MLSEALVYPVRGEDREETLLVGAILVVTLGLLARLGVLAVLSLVPAVLLAGYAQSVFRATVESSGASAASADAPPRFGNVRTLAADGLRAVVVAVGYLSVPATVLVLTVGGASAGGRPESFGTTLFVFGAGTVVLFLSLGFAYLLPAALAGVARTRTLGAALDRGRLVRSARSGGYFVALVAAVVTSVVFAVALGSLAAFGRPGEVAALAGGFYALVVVARLVGRGVA
- a CDS encoding DUF4013 domain-containing protein — encoded protein: MDWLRYPLSGETPARTLAVGAALSALGVLILPALVVTGYYGRVLDRSSRGADAPSFESVGDLLASGFRTWAVLAGYLLVGVVAVAVLGVITLVLGGANTGLGAAFGALVIGALLVTAVGLLAFPAWYFVPAALTRVAREQSIRAGFELRAVWRVISDRRYFARWLAGFGAFAGGSVGYAGLSALDVGVPLVGHVLGTGLNFYSGVVAVHLWGRGYAAASDESAVADSPATDSPAADSAPDSTADRADDREPGRSAEWGADAARWRERRREGGE